A single region of the Solwaraspora sp. WMMD406 genome encodes:
- the dacB gene encoding D-alanyl-D-alanine carboxypeptidase/D-alanyl-D-alanine-endopeptidase yields MLVALVTAALLLLGGTTVVVLRPGPVADWLGAAPASPSPSPSVEPTPGPVLAGFATDAPMPSPAQLADVLPQVLAASGLGSRVHVSVRDVATGTVLFGAGPTVPTMPASTTKLVTAVTALAAVGPAHRIATRVVAGAAPGEVVLVGGGDPTLGINETAFYPGAARLDELAASTRAALGDVAPTKVTIDATLFTGPAFGPGWDDDIPTGGYAAAITALMVDGGRSNPTAGKGWAQRSSAPDLAAGRAFARALGLPPEAVTAAPAGYTDQLAGPTADPSGGTGPVAGAPGQNPTGNPAPGGSATADPSGGPDTVRPGLELARVESPPMVSLVEVMLADSDNVVAEALARQVAIARGEPASFAGAAAAMDTVLAEIGLDADQSDLRDGSGLSRLNRVSPALLTELIVLAGGGSRPELTSIFSGLPVAGWSGTLQGRYRGSADPDQAGAGMIRAKTGSLSGVNSLAGTVTTADGRLLAFAVLADAVPLYIDAAQAALDRIAGTLATCGCR; encoded by the coding sequence TTGCTGGTCGCCCTGGTCACGGCGGCCCTCCTGCTGCTGGGCGGTACGACGGTCGTGGTGCTGCGGCCCGGGCCGGTGGCCGACTGGCTCGGCGCGGCACCGGCCAGCCCGAGTCCCAGCCCGTCCGTCGAACCAACCCCTGGGCCGGTGCTCGCTGGCTTCGCCACGGACGCCCCGATGCCGAGCCCCGCCCAGCTCGCCGACGTGTTGCCGCAGGTGCTCGCCGCATCGGGCCTCGGCAGCCGGGTGCACGTCTCGGTGCGGGACGTGGCGACCGGGACGGTGCTGTTCGGCGCGGGGCCGACCGTGCCGACCATGCCGGCGTCGACCACCAAACTGGTGACGGCGGTGACCGCACTGGCCGCCGTGGGACCGGCCCACCGGATCGCCACCCGGGTGGTCGCCGGTGCGGCACCCGGCGAGGTCGTCCTGGTGGGCGGGGGCGATCCGACCCTCGGCATCAACGAGACCGCCTTCTACCCGGGAGCGGCCCGGCTCGACGAGTTGGCGGCCAGCACCCGTGCCGCGCTCGGCGACGTCGCGCCGACCAAGGTGACGATCGACGCCACGCTCTTCACCGGCCCCGCCTTCGGCCCGGGCTGGGACGACGACATCCCGACCGGTGGCTACGCCGCCGCGATCACCGCGCTGATGGTCGACGGCGGGCGGTCCAACCCGACGGCCGGAAAGGGCTGGGCCCAGCGGTCCTCGGCGCCGGACCTGGCGGCCGGCCGCGCCTTCGCCCGCGCCCTCGGCCTGCCGCCCGAGGCGGTGACAGCGGCGCCGGCCGGATACACCGACCAACTCGCCGGGCCGACGGCCGACCCGTCCGGCGGTACCGGACCGGTCGCCGGAGCTCCGGGGCAGAACCCGACCGGGAACCCGGCACCCGGCGGTTCCGCGACGGCCGACCCGAGCGGCGGACCCGACACCGTACGACCTGGTTTGGAGCTCGCCCGAGTCGAGTCGCCGCCGATGGTCAGCCTGGTCGAGGTGATGTTGGCCGACAGCGACAACGTGGTGGCCGAGGCGCTGGCCCGGCAGGTCGCCATCGCCCGTGGCGAACCGGCGTCGTTCGCCGGCGCCGCCGCCGCGATGGACACCGTACTGGCCGAGATCGGGCTGGACGCCGACCAGAGCGACCTGCGCGACGGCAGCGGCCTGTCCCGGCTCAACCGGGTGTCACCGGCGTTGCTCACCGAGCTGATCGTGCTCGCCGGCGGCGGCAGCCGGCCCGAACTGACCAGCATCTTCTCCGGGCTGCCGGTGGCCGGCTGGTCCGGCACGCTACAAGGTCGATACCGGGGATCGGCCGACCCGGACCAGGCCGGCGCGGGCATGATCCGGGCCAAGACCGGTTCACTGTCCGGGGTCAACTCCCTGGCCGGTACGGTCACCACCGCCGACGGCAGACTTCTCGCGTTCGCGGTGCTCGCCGACGCGGTGCCGTTGTACATCGACGCCGCTCAAGCAGCGCTGGACCGGATAGCGGGCACGTTGGCGACCTGCGGCTGCCGCTGA
- the eccD gene encoding type VII secretion integral membrane protein EccD: MSVPLARVTIRGPRRRLDLALPEHVPVAELLPEMLRHAGDGLADEGERHGGWVLCRADGSRLVVTRPLRQQGVRDGEVLHLVPGWDQWPEPEYDDVVESIADAARRHTRVWSASVTRVCALAVAGLFLGVAWLVLLRNGFAQASSTALAIAAGLTAAGVLAARAYGDRSVGVVLGGYALPYFFAAGVLHGGSGRTGSSGDLIGPTDLLGPTSTQVLAGSVLLLIGGLSSIVGIAAGLPVFAAAVTVAVLGGIAATVSATVTDSVGAATLLLVVVVCGIGLLPLLAVKLGRVPVPGVSPAVSPHVDERATTGFAVVSDDVGPDPVVGRSGRGSADELAVRERSVLRSVSRAEELLTGMLAGYAVSAVGASVVLVSAGGSAGRVLVGVGAVALLLRSRTFVAVRQRLPLITCGVLGVVVLGVGVLAPAGPEAVRSLALAAGVLALAVVAAGGRYATRPPSPYLSRTADVLETGLVVSVVPVAGAVLGLYSWASGLLG; this comes from the coding sequence ATGAGCGTGCCGCTTGCCCGGGTCACCATCCGTGGGCCCCGGCGTCGGTTGGACCTCGCGCTACCGGAGCACGTCCCGGTGGCCGAACTGCTGCCGGAGATGCTGCGCCACGCCGGTGACGGGCTCGCCGACGAGGGCGAACGGCATGGTGGATGGGTGCTGTGCCGAGCGGATGGCAGCCGGCTCGTCGTGACGCGGCCGTTGCGCCAGCAGGGCGTCCGGGACGGTGAGGTGCTGCATCTGGTGCCGGGGTGGGACCAGTGGCCGGAGCCCGAGTACGACGACGTCGTCGAGTCGATCGCCGACGCCGCCCGGCGGCACACCAGAGTCTGGTCCGCGTCGGTCACCCGCGTCTGCGCACTGGCCGTCGCGGGCCTGTTCCTGGGGGTGGCCTGGCTGGTCCTGTTGCGGAACGGGTTCGCCCAGGCCTCGTCGACGGCGTTAGCGATCGCGGCGGGACTCACCGCCGCCGGGGTGCTGGCCGCTCGGGCGTACGGGGACCGGAGCGTCGGTGTCGTCCTCGGCGGCTACGCGTTGCCGTACTTCTTCGCCGCGGGCGTCCTGCACGGCGGTTCCGGCCGGACCGGATCCTCCGGCGATCTGATCGGGCCGACCGACCTGCTGGGGCCGACTTCGACGCAGGTGCTCGCCGGGTCGGTGCTGCTCCTGATCGGCGGTCTGTCGTCGATCGTCGGCATCGCCGCCGGGCTGCCGGTCTTCGCCGCAGCGGTGACCGTCGCGGTCCTCGGCGGCATCGCGGCCACGGTGTCGGCGACGGTCACCGACTCGGTCGGTGCGGCGACGCTGCTCCTCGTCGTGGTGGTCTGCGGCATCGGTCTGCTGCCGCTGCTCGCGGTCAAGCTTGGCCGGGTCCCGGTTCCGGGCGTGTCGCCGGCCGTGTCGCCGCACGTGGACGAGCGGGCCACGACCGGGTTCGCGGTGGTGTCGGACGACGTCGGTCCAGACCCGGTGGTGGGTCGGTCCGGTCGTGGGTCGGCGGACGAGCTCGCGGTTCGGGAGCGGTCGGTGCTCCGGTCGGTGTCGCGGGCCGAGGAACTGTTGACCGGCATGCTCGCCGGGTACGCCGTGTCGGCGGTGGGCGCGAGCGTCGTACTGGTGTCGGCCGGTGGGTCGGCCGGGCGGGTGCTGGTCGGCGTCGGCGCGGTGGCGCTGCTGCTGCGGTCGCGCACCTTCGTCGCGGTACGGCAACGGTTGCCGCTGATCACCTGTGGCGTGCTGGGCGTCGTGGTGCTCGGGGTGGGTGTGCTGGCGCCGGCCGGTCCCGAGGCGGTCCGGTCCCTGGCGCTGGCGGCGGGAGTTCTGGCGCTGGCGGTGGTGGCGGCGGGTGGTCGCTACGCCACCCGCCCGCCGTCGCCGTACCTGAGTCGCACCGCCGACGTGCTGGAGACCGGCCTGGTGGTGTCGGTCGTCCCGGTGGCCGGTGCGGTTCTGGGGCTCTATTCGTGGGCTTCCGGGTTGCTCGGCTGA
- a CDS encoding zinc-dependent metalloprotease, with translation MAQFVDWDLAAATAGALSKSGPKASLDEATEVVNELRRLTDEAAGHVVAYTGLQSQVAHPPVRVVDRRDWAAANIAGLRDVITPLVSRAAGDRQPGALTDAIGSRVTGVQAGTVLGYLSGRVLGQYEVFSGDPGQLLLVAPNIVEVERKLQADPRDFRLWVCLHEVTHRTQFTAVPWMRGHFLGQVQAFVDASQAGGDQLVDRIRRGVSTLADAIRDPESRASVLDIVQTPAQRAVLDRMTALMTLLEGHAEFVMDGVGPEVIPTVEQIRAGFNRRREAGNPLEKAIRRLLGVDVKMRQYAEGRKFVHGVVERVGMAGFNKVFSSPLTLPRLEELADPDAWVARVHGPVSGSTQTVV, from the coding sequence ATGGCGCAGTTCGTGGACTGGGATCTGGCCGCCGCTACCGCCGGCGCGCTGAGCAAGTCGGGCCCGAAGGCATCTCTCGACGAGGCGACCGAGGTGGTGAACGAGCTTCGTCGACTGACCGACGAGGCGGCCGGGCACGTCGTCGCCTACACCGGGCTGCAGTCGCAGGTCGCGCACCCACCCGTACGGGTGGTCGACCGGCGGGACTGGGCCGCCGCCAACATCGCCGGACTCCGTGACGTCATCACCCCGCTGGTGTCCCGGGCGGCCGGCGACCGGCAACCCGGCGCGCTCACCGACGCGATCGGCTCCCGGGTCACTGGCGTGCAGGCCGGTACGGTGCTGGGCTACCTCTCCGGCCGGGTGCTCGGCCAGTACGAGGTCTTCTCCGGCGACCCCGGCCAGCTGTTGCTGGTCGCCCCCAACATCGTCGAGGTGGAGCGCAAGCTCCAGGCCGACCCCCGCGACTTCCGGCTCTGGGTCTGCCTGCACGAGGTGACCCACCGGACCCAGTTCACCGCCGTACCGTGGATGCGTGGCCACTTCCTCGGCCAGGTGCAGGCGTTCGTCGACGCCTCCCAGGCCGGCGGTGACCAGCTGGTCGACCGGATCCGCCGGGGGGTCAGCACGTTGGCCGACGCGATCCGGGATCCGGAGAGCCGGGCGAGTGTGCTGGACATCGTGCAGACACCCGCGCAACGGGCGGTCCTCGACCGGATGACCGCGTTGATGACCCTGCTCGAAGGGCACGCCGAGTTCGTAATGGACGGCGTCGGTCCCGAGGTCATCCCCACCGTCGAGCAGATCCGGGCCGGGTTCAACCGGCGTCGCGAAGCCGGCAATCCGCTGGAGAAGGCGATCCGCCGGCTGCTGGGCGTCGACGTCAAGATGCGCCAGTACGCCGAGGGGCGCAAGTTCGTCCACGGCGTCGTGGAACGGGTCGGCATGGCCGGCTTCAACAAGGTGTTCAGCTCACCGTTGACCCTGCCCCGGTTGGAGGAACTCGCCGACCCGGACGCCTGGGTGGCCCGGGTGCACGGTCCGGTTTCCGGGTCGACCCAGACGGTCGTCTGA
- a CDS encoding inorganic diphosphatase: protein MDFDVTVEIPKGHRNKYEVDHATGRIRLDRTLFTSTQYPADYGFIEGTLGQDDDPLDALVLVPEPTFPGCLIRCRAIGMFRMKDEKGADDKVLCVPYEDPRQEHLRDIHHLGEFDRLEIQHFFVVYKDLEPGKSVEGATWVGRVEAEAEIRASFRRREAALERGEAAH, encoded by the coding sequence ATGGATTTCGACGTCACGGTTGAGATCCCTAAGGGTCACCGGAACAAGTACGAGGTCGATCATGCGACCGGCCGGATCCGGCTGGACCGCACATTGTTCACCTCGACGCAGTACCCAGCGGACTATGGTTTCATCGAAGGCACCCTCGGGCAGGACGACGACCCGTTGGACGCCTTGGTGCTCGTACCAGAACCCACCTTCCCAGGATGCCTCATCCGATGCCGGGCGATCGGCATGTTTCGGATGAAAGACGAAAAAGGCGCCGACGACAAGGTGCTGTGCGTTCCCTACGAGGACCCTCGCCAGGAGCACCTGCGGGACATCCACCACCTCGGCGAGTTCGATCGGCTGGAGATCCAGCACTTCTTCGTCGTCTACAAGGACCTGGAGCCCGGCAAGTCGGTGGAGGGCGCGACCTGGGTCGGCCGGGTCGAGGCCGAGGCCGAGATCCGGGCCTCGTTCCGTCGCCGAGAGGCCGCCCTCGAACGCGGCGAAGCGGCACACTGA